Genomic window (bacterium):
CGGCCTCAGGGGCGCGCCGAGCTGCGGATCGCTGCCGAGCCCTCCACCCGCAAACGATTCAATCGGGCACTCGAACAACTCGCCGCCTGACCCGGACCAATACCCTCAGACGCCCAGATCTAACGACGGATTGGGGCTAGATGATCAGACTTCTACGGTTTCTCGTGATCGCCAACATCGGGCCCCTCTTCGAAGAGCTTCTGTACCGGGAACGCATGCTCGATGCCCTCGCCTCCGTGGACGTTCCGCGTGGCATCCGCTGGATCGTGACCAGCCTGCTCTTCGCGATCCCTCACATCCAACCCTGGTCGATCCTCGGTACCTTTCTCGTCGGTCTGGCGCTCGCGTTCACCTACGAATCAACGCGCTGCCTCGGTTTTTGCGTCGCCCTTCATGTCGGGCTCAATCTTGCGAGCATGATCCCTCCCCAGACTGCGTGGGGAACGCTCCTCGCCCTGCTTTCGCCTGCCGCGTTCGCGTCGGGCCTGCGAATGGCCCGCCGAATCCCCATTGGAATGGCCGATGCCGTCGCACCTGCATAACCGTGTGCAATCGGCCGTGGCGGTTGGCCTCCTGCTCGGCCTTGCCCACGCGGTTTGGCCCGACCCTGGGGAGCGCTCCGCCTGGATCTATCGCTGTGTCACGACCTTCGGCTATGGGCACCTGATCGGTGCAGCATGGTTCGGCCGACGGCATTTCAGAGCCCTGCGTCACCGAACCATCCCGCCCGGCCTCTGGCGCGGTTTCGTTCTGACCACGCTGGGGGCCTCGCTAGGCGTCTATGCCTGGAGCCTCGAGCTTGTACCTGGTTTGATCCTCTTCTTCTTCGGCATTTCCGTCTGGCACGTCGTTGAAAACGATCTTGCGCTTGGTGATGCATACCGCGACAGGGGACGCTTGCCGAACCTTTCCCACCGGCCGAGGGGCCATCTGAAAGTACTCTGCGTGACGTCCGTTATCGCCTTCGCGGGGCTTGCGACTCCCGAGTTCGGCTTTGCCGCCCTCCTGGGCATCGCCTGGTCGGGGCCGTCGCTCAGCGACCTCTTCGCCGCCGTCACCGGCTACCACCTGATCTCGTGGGTCCGGTTCATCGTCGACCGTATGCGCTGGGTCGATGACGGCTCTGCGCGCCGGTTTCGACGCGATCTCGCTGCTGTCCACGTCTTGCCGATCGCAGCTTGCCTGATGCTCCTCGGAATGGGAGACCGCGCCACCTCGGCCGAAGCACTCGTCTTCGGACCAGGCATCTACCTCTTCTGGTCCGTTCTGCACGTGATCCAGACCGCTGCAGCCCGGATGCGTCGCCTGACTTGAGACGAACGAGGTCCCGATTGCCCTCGCCCCGCCCACGTCATGGAGAAAAGGTCATGAAGCAATCGAAACCTACTCGCCGATCCCCCGCCACTCGGATCCTCGCGGGAGTCGTGGCCATCGCCATCGGCTTCCTCGGCTGCAAGCCCAGCGGCGAACCCCTGGCGGCCGCAGCCGGCGTCATCGAATTCCAGCGCGGCGCTTTCGTGCCATTTCGTTTCGGTGTCGTCAATGCGGTGGGCGGAAACCTCGTCGTGCGCCGCGGGGATCTCTCCCGCGACACACGGGTCGGTACGCAGGAGATCGGTGCGACGTACAACTCCGCTTCTTCGTCTTGGCTCTGGAACTTCGACGTGACCTACGACGGAGCAACATTCGTCGACGCGTCCGGAGCGACCCATGACGTCACCAACCTCCAGGACGGGGATCCGATTCCGGGCACCTTCTGGGTCAAAGTGGATGCTTCGGCGATTCGCTGGAAGGGTGGGCTTCTTCTCTCCTTCGACGCTTCTGGAAGGCTCGCCAATGAGCATTGGACGGATGGTCCCTACCCGCGCATCGAGTACCAGGTGCAGACCGTGGCCGGGAGCCTTCATACCACGGCGATCCAACAATGCACCGCGGCTTCGACCTGCACTGGCTTGTTCGCGATCTCCTATGACGGCGCGGGACGGGTCGTCGGCATCGACGATCTCGTCGGGCATCAGGCCAGCTTCTCATGGGACGCCAGCGGCCGTCTGGTCGGCGCCCGGGACGGGCTCGATCTTGCAGAGGGGCGCCCGGGCTGGTCGTACGAATACTCCGGCGACCTTCTGGTTGCCCTCTTGAACTCGGAGGGCGAACGGATCGAAATCGACTTCGACGGCGTACGCGTCGAGGAGATCCGTGAGATCGGAGAGGAGAACCCTGTTCACCGTTTCCACTATCAGCCGGAGAACGGTGGGCTCTACCGCACGCGCTACTGGGATCCGATCGGCAACGAGCGGGTCTTCGCCTTCGACTCGAATCGACAACTCGGCCACATCGAACGCGTCCAGGTTGGCGAGATCGAAACCTGGACCTGGGCCGAGAAACGTCCGACCAGCTATACCGCCGCCAGTGGCGCGACCACCTCATGGGTCTGGCACGACGACGATCTGACCTCGGAGCTCCAACCCTCGGGCAATGTGATTCTCCATTCGTACCACCCGGGCGGCCTCAACCGGAAGACGCCCACGCGGAGTGCACCCGCGACGATCCAGGATTCGATTGGCCTGGTCGAGCAGCGGAGCTACGACAGCCTGGGCCGCATGGTCGTGCAAACCATGGGCGCCGCGGAGATCACCCAGTTCGCCTACAACGGGGACGGCTCCCTCGCGAGCGTCACTGGCCCGAACGGAGTGATGCAGAGCTTCTCCGGCTACGGCCTGCACGGACATGCAACCACCGTGACCGTCGACGGCGTTCCGCATTCCCGCGTGTACGACGCCGTCGGAAATCGGCTGAAGGGAACCGCCGCGGGAGAGCCCGAGCAAGGCGGCGTCTGGAAGCGCCAATACGATGCGGACCGCAACGTGCGGCGGATCGTGCTCACTCCCTCCGGCTCGGGAGACATCGTCATCGATGTCCGGAGCGACGGCCGGCCGACGCGAATCACGCGACCTGCCGGCGAGGATCATGAAATGGCCTACGACCTGCTGGGCCGGCTCACCTCGAGACGCGAGAAGGTGGACGGCCAGTGGAACGACACCACATTCGAGTATGAAGCCTCGGGTCGCCAGATTGCCAGTGAACTTCCGAATGGAATGCGTCAAGAGATCGATTGGGACGTGGCCGGTCGGCCGAATCAGATGCGAGCGTTTCGCAATGCCGTGCTCGAGGGAACAACGACGTTCCAATATGCAGCGGGACAACTCGTTTCCACGACGGATAGCATGCGCGGCGCAACGGAGAGCTTCGTCCACGACGCAGCGGGCCGGACCGTTCTGGTGGATCACGGAGATGGGACGTTCACCTCGCATCACTACGACCTCCGATCGCGCCGGACGGGAACCCAATACGTATTGGGTGGGCAGGGGCTGCTTCGCGACCTCGCGTTCACCTACGATCTCGCCGGCCGGGAGACCGAGGTCTGGGACGGGCAGGATCGTGTCATCGAACGCATTTACGGGAGCGGGCGCATCGATGAGATCCGCTACGGAAACGGTCTCTCGAGGGTGTTTTCGTACGATTCGGGGAGCGGTCTGCTCAGCGGATCCACCACAACCAATAGTGGTGGTAGCGTCGTCGAATCCACGTCGATCACGAGAGATGTGTTCAGTGGAATTCTCAGCGGCCTCCGGACCATCGTCGATACTTCGACTTCGGGAGGTGTCTCAGCCTCGACCCACGAGGAATTCTGGCTCGGTCCTGTCGACAACCCTGCGGACCCGCCGACGCAATCAGGCAAACGAATGGTCGCGTGGAGTGACGGAGCCGCGAACTTCCGCGTCTTTTCGCATGACGCGAAGTCGAACATGCTCTTCAACGGCTCCTCCACCTTCGCCTACAACACCGAAGGAAACCGGCTGCTATCGAAGAGCGTATCGGGGGCGGTCACCCACACATTCACCTACGACGCCGCGGGCTTCGCCATCAGCCGCAACGGAGCGGCACTGACCTGGACGGCCAACGGCCGGCTGGCATCCCACGGCGCCGATACATTCCAGTGGGACATGGCGGGCCGCCTGCTTTCGGCGACCGTTTCGGACACGACGACCACCCGAACGTTCGGCGGAGCGGTCCAGGCGGACGCCGCTGGATTGCCCACCGCAATCGACCTGGGAGAGTTCGCGATCGATCTGACCACGGGCGATCGCCTGTATCGCCATTTTGATTTCCGGAGCAACGTCAAGTTCACATCCGACGAACAGGGTGCCACGTTGGCGCACTATCATTATTCACCCTACGGCGTGGAGCGGGTTTACGGTGCCACGAGCGATCCGGTCCGGTTCGTGGGACGTGCAGAGATCGGGGAGTTGATGATCCTGGGATTCCGCATCTACGATCCCGCGATCGGGCGCTTCCTGTCACCGGACCCGATCTTCCAGCTGATCAATCAGTACACGTACACGTTCGGAAATCCGGTCTGGTTCTCGGATCCGGATGGTACGGAAGGCATGTCGGCTGCGGAGTTCTTCGATACCCTTGGCGACATCTCTCAAGGCATCGCAGCGGTTGCATTGCTCTTTGGCAATGCTGCCTTCACCGTTACGTTCGGCTTGCTGGCAGCGCTCTTCCACCTCATTGCGAGGACTCTGGCGTACCTGGGTGAGGGCGTTGCCGTGCCTGCCTCCGCAAGGGCAGCCGCGTCCTCGGGAGACGGGGGTGACAGTGGATCCGACGGAGGGGGGGGATTCAAGCGGGGGATGTTCCCCCGTTGCCGCCGCAACGTTGCCCGGCGCGTCTCGAGGGTTGCTCCTGCTCCTTCCACTCCAGCTACTTCTCGGTCTGCTCATCCTGCGTCGCCGCAGGCGAGATTGAGGAGGGGCGCGGTTGGGCAAACTAGACGAGACGACGGCCGCGAACCGGACATCCAGAGCCAAACACATCAGCCCCTCGCCTACTGGTGTGTCTGGCGCCGCGCCGGGCTCCAGACATCCCGGTTCTGAACCGGCCATGCGTTGCTTCAGGCTCGCCAGGATACCGCTCGGTGCAACGTTCTATCCGACAGTCGTGATGTTAGGCCTAGGGGCCCAGTTCGCCTGTGGTGCCCTCCTCGACTGGGCGAGCGGAGACGGGCCGCGTTGGGTCCAAGCAGGACTGGGGGCCGGATTGGTGGCCTCCTTTCTCGTGGTCATGATTTCCGGATTCAAGAGTCTCCGCCTGCTCCAAAGCGGCCCGGTGACGCTGTGCGTGGAGCGCATGGGGCTGCGGCTCTTGACCGGGAATGCTGAGTCCATCGCCTTTCTTCCGCATCACGAGATCCTTTCACTGGAGATTCGGCGGTTCCCGTTTCCCGCATGGTTCGCCGGATCCGGGATCGGCATCCCCTGGTCGGCTCGACTCCGTCACTTCGACAACCCGGAGGATGCCCGCAATCTGATCGACGAAATGCGAACGCGCATTGGAGAGCTTCCAGACGGGACAGCCCAGCTGGAAGCCCTGGACAAACGAAATGGCAGCGGTTCCCAGGTTGGAACAGGATGGCCCAGGCTCTCCTCGGCGATCGTCTTCGTGTTGGCGTCCATCGCCGCATTCCAGTTTGGACTCGATGCAATGGACCGTGAGTCGCTGGTGACCCTTGGTGCCAATTCAGGCGAGCGAATGCTGCAAGGCGAATTCTGGCGACCGTGGACAGCGGGACTCCTCCACGGAAGCTTCCTGCACATCGCCGCAAACTCGCTCTGGTTTCTCCTGGTGGGTCTTCTCTTGGAACGCCTATTGGGAGGAGCCCGCTTCGCGCTCTTGATCGGCCTCTCGTCTCTCGCCGGCTGCCTCGTCGCCGCCTTGGCGCATCCCGGCCAAGTCGGCATCGGCGCCTCTGCGGGAGGCATGGGCGCGATCGGAGCCTGGATGGGCCTCCATCTCTGGAGACGCAAGGAACTCCCGGGATCTCTCCGGCTCACCGGAGCGAACCTCGCTTGGTTCCTGTTGATGCTCGTGGCCGCCGAATTCGTGGTCGTCACCACCGGCCACGTCGCCCACGTGGGCGGCTTCCTCGCGGGCCTCGTCCTGGTCCCGATCCTGTTGGGCCGGGTTCCGCTTCACGAGCTGCACCAACGCGTGCCGCC
Coding sequences:
- a CDS encoding CPBP family intramembrane metalloprotease is translated as MIRLLRFLVIANIGPLFEELLYRERMLDALASVDVPRGIRWIVTSLLFAIPHIQPWSILGTFLVGLALAFTYESTRCLGFCVALHVGLNLASMIPPQTAWGTLLALLSPAAFASGLRMARRIPIGMADAVAPA
- a CDS encoding RHS repeat-associated core domain-containing protein; this encodes MKQSKPTRRSPATRILAGVVAIAIGFLGCKPSGEPLAAAAGVIEFQRGAFVPFRFGVVNAVGGNLVVRRGDLSRDTRVGTQEIGATYNSASSSWLWNFDVTYDGATFVDASGATHDVTNLQDGDPIPGTFWVKVDASAIRWKGGLLLSFDASGRLANEHWTDGPYPRIEYQVQTVAGSLHTTAIQQCTAASTCTGLFAISYDGAGRVVGIDDLVGHQASFSWDASGRLVGARDGLDLAEGRPGWSYEYSGDLLVALLNSEGERIEIDFDGVRVEEIREIGEENPVHRFHYQPENGGLYRTRYWDPIGNERVFAFDSNRQLGHIERVQVGEIETWTWAEKRPTSYTAASGATTSWVWHDDDLTSELQPSGNVILHSYHPGGLNRKTPTRSAPATIQDSIGLVEQRSYDSLGRMVVQTMGAAEITQFAYNGDGSLASVTGPNGVMQSFSGYGLHGHATTVTVDGVPHSRVYDAVGNRLKGTAAGEPEQGGVWKRQYDADRNVRRIVLTPSGSGDIVIDVRSDGRPTRITRPAGEDHEMAYDLLGRLTSRREKVDGQWNDTTFEYEASGRQIASELPNGMRQEIDWDVAGRPNQMRAFRNAVLEGTTTFQYAAGQLVSTTDSMRGATESFVHDAAGRTVLVDHGDGTFTSHHYDLRSRRTGTQYVLGGQGLLRDLAFTYDLAGRETEVWDGQDRVIERIYGSGRIDEIRYGNGLSRVFSYDSGSGLLSGSTTTNSGGSVVESTSITRDVFSGILSGLRTIVDTSTSGGVSASTHEEFWLGPVDNPADPPTQSGKRMVAWSDGAANFRVFSHDAKSNMLFNGSSTFAYNTEGNRLLSKSVSGAVTHTFTYDAAGFAISRNGAALTWTANGRLASHGADTFQWDMAGRLLSATVSDTTTTRTFGGAVQADAAGLPTAIDLGEFAIDLTTGDRLYRHFDFRSNVKFTSDEQGATLAHYHYSPYGVERVYGATSDPVRFVGRAEIGELMILGFRIYDPAIGRFLSPDPIFQLINQYTYTFGNPVWFSDPDGTEGMSAAEFFDTLGDISQGIAAVALLFGNAAFTVTFGLLAALFHLIARTLAYLGEGVAVPASARAAASSGDGGDSGSDGGGGFKRGMFPRCRRNVARRVSRVAPAPSTPATSRSAHPASPQARLRRGAVGQTRRDDGREPDIQSQTHQPLAYWCVWRRAGLQTSRF
- a CDS encoding rhomboid family intramembrane serine protease — protein: MMLGLGAQFACGALLDWASGDGPRWVQAGLGAGLVASFLVVMISGFKSLRLLQSGPVTLCVERMGLRLLTGNAESIAFLPHHEILSLEIRRFPFPAWFAGSGIGIPWSARLRHFDNPEDARNLIDEMRTRIGELPDGTAQLEALDKRNGSGSQVGTGWPRLSSAIVFVLASIAAFQFGLDAMDRESLVTLGANSGERMLQGEFWRPWTAGLLHGSFLHIAANSLWFLLVGLLLERLLGGARFALLIGLSSLAGCLVAALAHPGQVGIGASAGGMGAIGAWMGLHLWRRKELPGSLRLTGANLAWFLLMLVAAEFVVVTTGHVAHVGGFLAGLVLVPILLGRVPLHELHQRVPPALKAGALLVGLTYFAALGSILISAAGLSRG